Below is a genomic region from Gallus gallus isolate bGalGal1 chromosome 10, bGalGal1.mat.broiler.GRCg7b, whole genome shotgun sequence.
aaaagaagtttcggcagttatttcaaataattactCTTTTGCATAAAGCCTGTAAACTTCCTTGTGGATTGACTTTCGTGCCCCTTTTGAAAAgttatctatttatttacaaGCTTGTTAAATAAATCATCTTCTAAAAATATCAGTGTTAGAATTTAACTGAATATACTGATGTGTGAAGGAATTTGTGGCATGTGAATGCAAATTTTACTGCTGGCCTTCTTTCCTGTGGCCCACATCACAATTAGCATGGAGAGGAATTCACATCTGGGAAGATGCAGGCAACAGATCAGGGTATGaagccctgccagcagcagatgAATCTGCACAGCTCACATGCAGCGGCCAGTCCTCAAAGACTGGCTCATCCTCTCTGGACTACATCAGCTGGCTCCAGCACTCCTAGCAGATTACAGACAATCTAAACCTTGTGTCACTCTAAACTACTATCCAGGCACACTTTCTGCAGTCAAGGTCTGCTGTAACACTGTTATAGGAGTGTCAGAAAACTTACAAGGCTTAGTCCCGCTTTAACAGAACTGTTATCTACCACTTCTCAATTCAGATACATAACTGACAGACAACAATAAAACTTCAGTTCTTGTTTCTCAGCCCATGAGCAAAAtagactgaaataaaatgactaACAGCAACACAATACTGCAGCTAACAGTAAACTGAATCAGGCTCATGGTATTGCTTAGGGTTTAGTATGCAATTTCACATTAAGGCACTACCAACACACACCAGATAGCATTAGTTCAACTAGCAATGTGTAAGGTTGATTTTGCAATGACATAGGGTAATCTTGCTTTTATCATAGGATTTGTCCTATGAGGTTATTCGAAATCCTTGTGTAATGGAAGGACAAGGATAAGGGAAGATTTCCTGAATTGATCTCattgctcttttaaaaaaatactgtatacattttaaaatacacatgAATGTATGCATTGAACATGTAAGTCCACACATGCATCTACTGGAAAATAGCTGAATTCATACCCTTGTGGCTTTCCCTTTATGTTCTAAAGTATTCTTTCAACTACTGAAGACTTTATCAGTTATGAAATTTTCATGGCTTTATTTAATACCTTGTAGTCTagtggaaaggaaatgtttctttcaaTGGATTTTCATTTCATGAATGTTCTGATAAGCTATCGTACCTGTTATATGAGGATACACAGAAAATCTTTGCAGGCTCCATTCCTCCAACactcattttaatttcaaattagGCTCCATTGTGatggtaaaataaatacaattttgtttataatttctTACCTGTCTCGACTTCTACgagaagggaaagcagcatTACAGCCCTCAACTGTGCAAATATGCATTTCTTTGAgatgtacatttttaaaatgcatttttacacTGTAAGGGTTTTTAAAAGTCTTCTTACAGATGTCACAATGAAAGCggctttcttccttctgaatcCCTAGTGCATGCTGGCTGACATGATCCATATCTTTAGAGTCTTCAAAACAAGCAATGGCAGCACCCCTGTTTGACAAAGTGCTGAAAAAGCCCCCGGTCAGCAAGTGGTGTTGCAATTCAGGGCAGTCATCTTTAGAAATCCTGCGTTTTGACTGCTCTTTAACATATATGGGGGATTCAGTCATTGGTTTTATAACATCATTGTGGTGGTGTATTGGATCTTCATATACAATCTCATGGGAAACTATTTTTAATGGttgattttcttctggtttAACCTCTTTCTCACAGTGATGTAATTCATTCTCAGAGATATCCTTGATGTATTGGTTATCTGGTGCAAAGACAGATTCAAAATACTTTGGGCCCTCTACCCCAGAGACAGATTTCCATGAATTACCTGAATGGGGGTGATTTTCCACCCCGCTGGACACCTGCTTCTCTATCTTATGCTCACAGGACTCAAGCTCTCCATCGCTTACCACTTGCAGACGTGTATCATCTTCAGAACTGGCAACATCACTACTTTCATGAGGTGTTTCAACAACTTCTTTCTCTATCTTAATAGGCATACTTGATTTACGAGATTTCTTCTTGGGTAGCACATCAAATGGCAATTCGTTTGAAATAAGCTGCTCTGGTATTGAGGAAGAAACAAgaggcagagaaggaagagtaccTGGAGTATTAGCAAGCTCAGCTGGTGTAACTGGACTACGATAGAAAGGAAGAACAGGCTGTACTGTTTTCAGATTTGGAAAGAGGACACCATTCTGTCCAATACTGGgaaatccagcctggcccttTACATCTGTACAAGAGCTGGCATAGCTGGTAATTGTTCTGCTATCCGGAGCTAAAATTGTAAATTCTGTCCTTTTACTATCTCCAGGTCCAGCAATTGTCAAACCATTTCTTAGATCTTTGTCCctattatttctgttcattGGCATATGGAGTCTGGGGTTAGGATTCGCACTATGACGATTTCGACTACGCAAAGAGCTAAATACCATGTTGCAGCCCTCAATTGTACATTTGTGCTTTATCTTCAGATGAACAGCATTataatgtattttcaaagtacCTTTGTCATAAAATGTCTTTTCGCATGCAGTGCAGAAAACACGCCCTTTCCTTGGCccagtgccatttttttcaaCAGACTTCATTTTGGTTTCTGGAGAGAGTGCTGTCATTTCAAGCTTTGCTGCTGTATTATGCGAACTTGAATCGCTTAAAAGGGCATCATCTTCTGTTTTAGTGGTGACATCTGGACCATTTATGATCCTCTCATTTTCAGCTTGAAATGGTGCAGAACTAGAAGTTAGGAAGCTGCTTTCAGTAAAAGGTAGGTGGATGTCTTGTTTAGTTTCACTGCTATGGTCTTGACCCTGCTCAATCAAGTGTCTTTCTGGTGGTGAACCTATTAAAGGAGGAGGCACCGGACTGAAAAACTGGAACGGCAGCATGAAAGCCATGTTATTCACAATATTCTCAAAGGGATGAATATTGGTGGGGCTCATTTTGTCCAAGGAAGCTGAAAAATTAGGGCTATGTTGATTGCAGCTCTCTATGAATGCCCTAATATCCAAATTAGCAGTAGGTGGTGGTATTATAATTGAttgcccttctttctcctgaaTTGCCATTAACTCCACAATGGACTTAGTTTCTCCAAAACGAAGAAACTGCTGCAAAGTAGCCAATTCTTCATCATTGGTCATTATGCTCCAATGATCCAGCACCTTTCCTGAAGCATcctacagcaaaacaaacaaacaaatcaaaattaacgagtgaaataggaaaaaaagaaaccccttttctcccccagtctcttcccctccccccagtCTCTTctctccccatatccccacagaCTAAAAACTCTTCAGCAAAATTATTATTCTATTTAACAAGAGATTAATagcaattctgtgatattttcttcaaattttacCACATTGGCTTTACTATTTCTTTCTGAACTAACAGTAATACTTTCTaataagccattttttttccacaaaaattaAGACACACATCATTTGAACAACAGTATTATCTAACTACAGACAGCAGAGATGGAGCAATCAGACCAAGATTTAGCTCCTCATTTAAGGCAAGTATTATTTAATTGCAAGTTTAATAATCTTCCAAGTAACTAAGATCAGAGAACAAATGAACCTGTATTGATCTATTGCCAGTgttcacagagcacagctgtaaTTACACTGGAGTGTTGGAGTTCTTTCAAACTCTAGCTATGCCTAACTTTTCCCAATAactacaataaatattttatcacagAACATGTATTTGATGGCCTACTGAGATTTTTCACAGTGCATGTAAGAGAACGTAACATTATAAATTTTTCATGTGGTAGAGGTTCAAGGTAATTGATTCCATATTTTTAATCCTAACACTAAAAAGCAAGATTATCAAGACCATTAAATATTGATTTGTGTCATAATGTAAGATCATCATATTACTTTACATAAAAGGTAACTTCCATAGGAGCAAGGACTAACATCAGTGTAAGCACATAGGGCCCAGTTTATCCTTGATGTAGCTCCAGTGAGCTCAGGAGCACTACATCAGTGATGAAGATAGTCCCTGGTGCTTGAAATGATGGCAAGTTTATTTGTTAGTGTATTATTCTGTTATATTAAAGTCAACTTACTggttaaataatattttgagtAAATTTGGAAGCCTTTCCTAAtaaccttcccccccccccccccccctttttttttttttgctccttaGTTTACTTTTATTGATAGATACGAGCAAAGGGGAAAGATTTCAGTTAGGCTTGAGTAAGAGGAGAGCAGTGACCAAAAAATTAACCCTTCCTTTTCTGGTGCTACTCTTCTACAAGTCTATTACTGCCTTTCAGATGTACTACATGGTTAGCACATTGCAAACTACTGGAAATATCAAGctagaaaatattctgaaacaaCTCAATCATCATAGTTAAATTAAAAGAACCCTCTTAATGCAATACCTGCAGCACATATCCACGTATATAATCCTGTAGTGTCCAATCCAGAGCATGGAGAATCTGTATCACCTCTTCCTGCTTCAGAACACTGAAAAGCCGATCTAGCAGAATTTTAAGGCGCACAGGAATAGCTTGGGTTCCATACAGCATGAGGCTACTGATATCAAAGACAACATTGGATTGAACTATTTCCACCTGGCTTGATGGATAGAGGTTGGGAATCCTTAGTTTGCTCAGGGCTGtaaaataaaaccataaaacataaacaaacacaaataacaAGTGAtataaaactgaatgtaaagacTATTGGGGAAGGGAGTGCAATGCACAATAAAACAACACGTGAGGAAGGGTGTAGAACATTACATATAGATTGTAAGAATAAGTATTACCATGTGCTACCCATCCATGCCGGCACTGGTCACATTGTCGTTGATTTATTTTCCCGGGTTTGAAACACTGACAACTACAGCTCACCAGAGTGCATCGGATAGCCTGCAAATCAATAGAAAGGTTGATATGTAATGGATTAAAACCATCTAGACTATGCACATCATACCTATACAAGCTGAATATCCATACAAGTCAGATGACATACAAGCTCATTCCTATTAACGTGCAATATAATTAATCCAGGCAAAACCTACATTTAAGCAGAGATAgtactgaaagaagaaaataagtcaccagctgaagcactggaatatgATTGCAGTAAAGTATTTAGTGATATACCTAGCAGCGCTCCTGAGAATTTATTTAGGCTGATGCACCTTTACAGCAAAAAGAAACTGTTCTGGGACATTCGCCTAAGATACGATCTTCATGTAAGcatcgtttttttttttcaggaaagctTGAAAAAGACGAACATACACACAGGAGTTTTGCTGGATCTCTATAACTGCAATAAATGTAGTGCTAATGAGCAACATTAGCTCTGCAGAGATGCAACTCCTCATAGCCAGCTGTATCCACATAGAGTACGTGCATCCTGTCAAGGatgcagaagttcactgacatTTCTCTGTCGTAGATTTCATCAAAAAGTACTCCTATCTCCTCAAAAATGATACTCCTACGTTTTGCAAGGAAATGCTTGAAAGATAACAGGGAAAGCAGAACATACAAATCACAATCAGTTGCACACATTTAATTTGTGCATCACTTTATTCTCACCAATGTCATCTATAATGCAAATCAAATTAGTAGTCAAAAATTCCTAATCAACAAGGCAACACAAACTTGCTTCCTGGAatatatgttttcttctgtacatgcccatctgctgcagaaggcagaCACAACTTGGAGGTCCTCGTTAAAGCTCCATAGGGACTGCCACAGAACAAAGCATTTGTATGGTTCTATATCACATACAcctgaaaataatatttattgagggtgggaaagagaagaaattaatgTACAGAGAGTCTGAATTAGAATACAAGAAATATTAGATTATGTGATTGCAATGTGCACAtgaatttttctgttcttaaaacAGTTTACATCTCAAAGTACAGAGAAGCAATATGAAGTAAGGCAAAATTAAGCCTACTACCAGCTGCTGCTCAGACTCCTTAAGTCTCATGCAAAGTGGGATCTTCCACTACAGATTAATATCCAAGGAAATGCAAAAACAGGAtttgaagaaagaaagtaacattttttcctcaatgCTGGCATCACCACACTGGCACTTTTGGCAAATGAACAAAGCAGCAATTTTTTGGACAATCATGGCACGAAAGATGGAGACAGGAAATGCTTAAAATCAAAAGGGTGTGGAAGAAAGGTAGCTTGAGCAGGCAGAATATGGAGAATGAGTCTGGCTCAGGACAGAAGAGTATACTACCCAAAACAGTCTTCTATAAACAAGCACGTACAGGAGATGGAATGCCTACTGCTTTACATGACAGCCTGGAATTTTCAAGTCTCGGTTGCTTACTTATCAAGGACTTAGCTTACAAGCACATCTACAAATTGCAGTGACTTGATACTGAGACTCATCTTTATTTGAAGGATTGGAACAAGTGGCAACAGTGCTATTGAAATCTCTGAATCACTTTGCCTTTAATCTTTTAAAGGAGTCATTGCAAAATACTGAATTCTTGAGAAAAGCTCTATGCTCCCCATAAAGTCATAAAATACGCCTCAGTACCCCACGCAGTGTGAATTGCTCCACTTTAATGGAGGATGTATTTTCATTTAGACACTAAAATCCCTTATTATAACCATAAAAAGCCATAAATATCTTATGGAAAGGTCAAAAAGAGGCGCAGTTTTCTGATAACACAGTTTAATTCTTCTACTTCTGTAATACATAATGCTCTGTGATTTGCACAGACTGAACTCCTTCCAAAGGCCATCCTGCTAGGTTCAGTAAGCTGAATTCCACAGATGCATCTTTTGCAGTCTCACCAGACATAATTACAAAAGATTATATCCTACAACAGATATACATACAAGGAAGAAAGCTATACAGTACATGTACTTGtcctcctgccttcctctgTAGGTGTAAAAGGTTTTACACgttaagaacagaaaacaccTAAAGGgcgcatttttttttaacatgtagGAAAGAAGCAATTAGACATGGAGCATCATTCTCTTCACATTCAAAGCATGGAATTAAGCCCTCCTTGAATCAATATATTAAAGCTTCTGGACACCACTCTTAGATGTGGTCAGCTTGCATACTGTTAACATATCAAAGGTACGCCCTCAAATCAGTATCTGTtgctgacttaaaaaaaaaaaattactcataAGAATCcctgagaagaaataaatgtcattttcagGTTGGTATTCATAGCATTTCCCCATCATTTGTGGTTATCGGAGTCTGTTTCCTAAAACTTTTCCAGCAACACCTGCAATAATGCAGTCATGGAATAGAACATGGcaaaatgaacttttaaaaGAATCCACGAGTCACAGCTTCAAATCTTCCCTCACTGCTCAACTTAAAAAGGCATTTCTAAAAGACACATTTTGATTATCCCCCAAATCAACTTAGATCAGAGTTTAGTGAAcgaaaacacagcagaaatccATGAGATTAA
It encodes:
- the BNC1 gene encoding zinc finger protein basonuclin-1 isoform X2, with protein sequence MENAIRCTLVSCSCQCFKPGKINQRQCDQCRHGWVAHALSKLRIPNLYPSSQVEIVQSNVVFDISSLMLYGTQAIPVRLKILLDRLFSVLKQEEVIQILHALDWTLQDYIRGYVLQDASGKVLDHWSIMTNDEELATLQQFLRFGETKSIVELMAIQEKEGQSIIIPPPTANLDIRAFIESCNQHSPNFSASLDKMSPTNIHPFENIVNNMAFMLPFQFFSPVPPPLIGSPPERHLIEQGQDHSSETKQDIHLPFTESSFLTSSSAPFQAENERIINGPDVTTKTEDDALLSDSSSHNTAAKLEMTALSPETKMKSVEKNGTGPRKGRVFCTACEKTFYDKGTLKIHYNAVHLKIKHKCTIEGCNMVFSSLRSRNRHSANPNPRLHMPMNRNNRDKDLRNGLTIAGPGDSKRTEFTILAPDSRTITSYASSCTDVKGQAGFPSIGQNGVLFPNLKTVQPVLPFYRSPVTPAELANTPGTLPSLPLVSSSIPEQLISNELPFDVLPKKKSRKSSMPIKIEKEVVETPHESSDVASSEDDTRLQVVSDGELESCEHKIEKQVSSGVENHPHSGNSWKSVSGVEGPKYFESVFAPDNQYIKDISENELHHCEKEVKPEENQPLKIVSHEIVYEDPIHHHNDVIKPMTESPIYVKEQSKRRISKDDCPELQHHLLTGGFFSTLSNRGAAIACFEDSKDMDHVSQHALGIQKEESRFHCDICKKTFKNPYSVKMHFKNVHLKEMHICTVEGCNAAFPSRRSRDRHSSNLNLHHKLLTKDTLEFNNHFNATYLLKDMAKEFCQDVSLKQHGGHTSVIFKGMNRTGSLVFPMSKIREPCSESYGYDPLNDGAVLDLSTTSSIKSESSAHSSWDSDGGSEVCTMPLDDSDESCEGPSLMPSDELYQDCNLIEKANQNFINLPSSLPITCHICQKTYSNKGTFRAHYKTVHLRQLHKCKIPGCNTMFSSVRSRNRHSQNPNLHRSLAGSPTSLQ
- the BNC1 gene encoding zinc finger protein basonuclin-1 isoform X3, coding for MGVGAVGSDRLWSGPLEAIRCTLVSCSCQCFKPGKINQRQCDQCRHGWVAHALSKLRIPNLYPSSQVEIVQSNVVFDISSLMLYGTQAIPVRLKILLDRLFSVLKQEEVIQILHALDWTLQDYIRGYVLQDASGKVLDHWSIMTNDEELATLQQFLRFGETKSIVELMAIQEKEGQSIIIPPPTANLDIRAFIESCNQHSPNFSASLDKMSPTNIHPFENIVNNMAFMLPFQFFSPVPPPLIGSPPERHLIEQGQDHSSETKQDIHLPFTESSFLTSSSAPFQAENERIINGPDVTTKTEDDALLSDSSSHNTAAKLEMTALSPETKMKSVEKNGTGPRKGRVFCTACEKTFYDKGTLKIHYNAVHLKIKHKCTIEGCNMVFSSLRSRNRHSANPNPRLHMPMNRNNRDKDLRNGLTIAGPGDSKRTEFTILAPDSRTITSYASSCTDVKGQAGFPSIGQNGVLFPNLKTVQPVLPFYRSPVTPAELANTPGTLPSLPLVSSSIPEQLISNELPFDVLPKKKSRKSSMPIKIEKEVVETPHESSDVASSEDDTRLQVVSDGELESCEHKIEKQVSSGVENHPHSGNSWKSVSGVEGPKYFESVFAPDNQYIKDISENELHHCEKEVKPEENQPLKIVSHEIVYEDPIHHHNDVIKPMTESPIYVKEQSKRRISKDDCPELQHHLLTGGFFSTLSNRGAAIACFEDSKDMDHVSQHALGIQKEESRFHCDICKKTFKNPYSVKMHFKNVHLKEMHICTVEGCNAAFPSRRSRDRHSSNLNLHHKLLTKDTLEFNNHFNATYLLKDMAKEFCQDVSLKQHGGHTSVIFKGMNRTGSLVFPMSKIREPCSESYGYDPLNDGAVLDLSTTSSIKSESSAHSSWDSDGGSEVCTMPLDDSDESCEGPSLMPSDELYQDCNLIEKANQNFINLPSSLPITCHICQKTYSNKGTFRAHYKTVHLRQLHKCKIPGCNTMFSSVRSRNRHSQNPNLHRSLAGSPTSLQ
- the BNC1 gene encoding zinc finger protein basonuclin-1 isoform X1 — protein: MSEAIRCTLVSCSCQCFKPGKINQRQCDQCRHGWVAHALSKLRIPNLYPSSQVEIVQSNVVFDISSLMLYGTQAIPVRLKILLDRLFSVLKQEEVIQILHALDWTLQDYIRGYVLQDASGKVLDHWSIMTNDEELATLQQFLRFGETKSIVELMAIQEKEGQSIIIPPPTANLDIRAFIESCNQHSPNFSASLDKMSPTNIHPFENIVNNMAFMLPFQFFSPVPPPLIGSPPERHLIEQGQDHSSETKQDIHLPFTESSFLTSSSAPFQAENERIINGPDVTTKTEDDALLSDSSSHNTAAKLEMTALSPETKMKSVEKNGTGPRKGRVFCTACEKTFYDKGTLKIHYNAVHLKIKHKCTIEGCNMVFSSLRSRNRHSANPNPRLHMPMNRNNRDKDLRNGLTIAGPGDSKRTEFTILAPDSRTITSYASSCTDVKGQAGFPSIGQNGVLFPNLKTVQPVLPFYRSPVTPAELANTPGTLPSLPLVSSSIPEQLISNELPFDVLPKKKSRKSSMPIKIEKEVVETPHESSDVASSEDDTRLQVVSDGELESCEHKIEKQVSSGVENHPHSGNSWKSVSGVEGPKYFESVFAPDNQYIKDISENELHHCEKEVKPEENQPLKIVSHEIVYEDPIHHHNDVIKPMTESPIYVKEQSKRRISKDDCPELQHHLLTGGFFSTLSNRGAAIACFEDSKDMDHVSQHALGIQKEESRFHCDICKKTFKNPYSVKMHFKNVHLKEMHICTVEGCNAAFPSRRSRDRHSSNLNLHHKLLTKDTLEFNNHFNATYLLKDMAKEFCQDVSLKQHGGHTSVIFKGMNRTGSLVFPMSKIREPCSESYGYDPLNDGAVLDLSTTSSIKSESSAHSSWDSDGGSEVCTMPLDDSDESCEGPSLMPSDELYQDCNLIEKANQNFINLPSSLPITCHICQKTYSNKGTFRAHYKTVHLRQLHKCKIPGCNTMFSSVRSRNRHSQNPNLHRSLAGSPTSLQ